One part of the uncultured Bacteroides sp. genome encodes these proteins:
- a CDS encoding T9SS type A sorting domain-containing protein produces the protein MNYDSYQWMANGKVIGSSRTINLTANELPLNTQTTVTLGVTFRGYKFEDSANVTLTSSSTAIETNELNNQVKAFYCSPDKSIHIEFPDSYSDIEVSLISIEGKVICKQRATSGSKAIKIPASSIAKGVYMVHINFGAQDVIKKIVLM, from the coding sequence ATGAATTATGACAGTTATCAATGGATGGCCAACGGCAAAGTTATAGGCAGCAGCAGAACCATTAATCTTACGGCCAATGAGCTTCCACTTAACACCCAAACAACCGTCACTCTGGGTGTAACTTTCAGAGGTTATAAATTTGAGGATTCTGCCAATGTAACCTTAACCTCAAGTTCCACTGCCATTGAAACAAACGAACTAAACAATCAGGTTAAGGCTTTCTACTGTTCACCGGATAAATCTATTCATATTGAATTTCCCGATAGTTATTCAGATATAGAAGTATCGTTAATCAGCATTGAAGGGAAAGTTATTTGTAAACAGCGTGCGACAAGCGGAAGCAAAGCAATAAAAATACCAGCCTCATCAATTGCTAAAGGTGTTTATATGGTACATATTAATTTCGGAGCTCAAGATGTGATTA